From Streptomyces sp. Edi4, one genomic window encodes:
- a CDS encoding helix-turn-helix transcriptional regulator, with amino-acid sequence MGHGPAVRRRKLGEELRRLRDDRGLTSGEAAALVGWHQSKVSRIETGRSGVKPADVARLLDAYGERDPRMRALLGALADSAGGAEAGWTHAYRGLLAPQYRDFISLESQARSARTLETSVVPGLLQTPAYARAVTRAALGGLAPKEVDSLVEVRIARQLVLRADPPLMLSAVLDEAVLRRRMGGPATMREQLRHLVELAALPQVRLQVIPFHYGGYVGLTGPFTMFSFPANSDLDVVVVDHLTSSLYLERREDLEAYGAAFRTVQALALSMEDSLDLIALMARE; translated from the coding sequence ATGGGGCACGGACCGGCGGTGCGCAGACGCAAGCTCGGCGAGGAACTGCGGCGGCTGCGCGACGACAGGGGGCTCACCAGTGGCGAGGCGGCCGCTCTGGTCGGCTGGCACCAGTCGAAGGTGAGCCGGATCGAGACCGGCCGCAGCGGGGTCAAGCCGGCGGACGTGGCCCGGCTGCTCGACGCCTACGGCGAGCGTGACCCGCGAATGCGTGCGCTGCTGGGCGCGTTGGCGGATTCGGCGGGCGGCGCGGAGGCGGGCTGGACGCACGCGTACCGCGGCCTGCTGGCGCCGCAGTACCGGGACTTCATCAGCCTGGAGTCACAGGCGCGTTCGGCCCGGACCCTGGAGACCTCGGTGGTGCCGGGCCTGTTGCAGACGCCGGCGTACGCGCGGGCGGTGACGCGGGCCGCGCTCGGGGGCCTCGCCCCGAAGGAGGTCGACTCCCTCGTGGAGGTGCGGATCGCCCGCCAATTGGTGCTGCGCGCCGACCCCCCGCTGATGCTCAGCGCGGTACTGGACGAGGCGGTGCTGCGCCGCAGGATGGGCGGGCCCGCGACCATGCGCGAGCAATTGCGCCACCTTGTGGAACTGGCCGCCCTGCCCCAGGTGCGGCTCCAGGTCATCCCTTTCCATTACGGCGGCTATGTCGGGCTCACCGGCCCTTTCACGATGTTTTCGTTTCCGGCCAATTCAGATCTGGATGTGGTTGTTGTCGACCACTTGACGAGTAGCCTCTATCTGGAGCGGAGAGAAGACCTGGAGGCGTACGGCGCCGCGTTCCGGACCGTCCAGGCACTCGCGCTCTCCATGGAGGACTCGTTGGATCTCATCGCCCTGATGGCCCGGGAATGA
- a CDS encoding DUF397 domain-containing protein codes for MSAHPAHVPSSHLLTQAAWRRPRRSVGMNNCVETARLNGELLAVRDSKRTAGPALLFGAPAWHRFICLVAEGN; via the coding sequence ATGTCCGCGCATCCCGCGCACGTCCCTTCCAGTCACCTTCTCACCCAGGCCGCGTGGCGGCGTCCGCGTCGCAGTGTGGGCATGAACAACTGCGTCGAGACGGCACGGCTCAATGGCGAGCTGCTGGCCGTACGCGACTCGAAACGCACTGCGGGACCCGCGCTGCTCTTCGGCGCGCCGGCCTGGCACCGCTTCATCTGCCTGGTGGCAGAAGGGAACTGA
- a CDS encoding 8-amino-7-oxononanoate synthase — protein sequence MLRAPFDWIDSESERRERAGLVRTLRPREAGQDLLDLASNDYLGLTRHPAVTAGAADAARRWGAGATGSRLVTGTTALHAELERELAEFCGFEAALVFSCGYAANLAALTALGPHGSLIVSDAGNHASIVDGCRLARARTDVVPHADPEAVRKALDAHGGPALVVSDTVFSVDGDAAPLPQLAAQCRKFGAALVVDDAHGLGVLGAGGRGAPYAAGLAGADDVVATVTLSKSLGSQGGAVLGPARVIRHLVNAARTFIFDTGLAPAAVGAALAALRLLRAEPERAGRARAVAAELHARLTSAGHAAVRPDAAVVSVRAPSPEAAMAWAADCRTAGLAVGCFRPPSVPDGVSRIRLTARADLTERQIETAVGTILRTAPTN from the coding sequence ATGTTGCGAGCGCCGTTCGACTGGATCGACAGCGAATCCGAGCGCCGCGAGCGCGCCGGCCTGGTGCGAACGCTCCGTCCGCGCGAGGCCGGGCAGGACCTGCTGGACCTGGCGAGCAACGACTATCTGGGCCTGACCCGGCATCCGGCGGTGACGGCGGGCGCGGCCGACGCGGCCCGCCGCTGGGGCGCCGGCGCCACCGGATCCCGGCTCGTCACCGGCACCACCGCGCTGCACGCGGAGCTGGAGCGCGAACTCGCCGAATTCTGCGGCTTCGAGGCGGCCCTGGTCTTCTCCTGCGGGTACGCGGCCAACCTGGCGGCCCTCACCGCGCTCGGCCCGCACGGCTCCCTGATCGTCTCCGACGCGGGCAACCACGCCTCCATCGTGGACGGCTGCCGGCTCGCCCGCGCGCGAACGGATGTGGTGCCGCATGCCGATCCCGAGGCCGTCCGCAAGGCGCTCGACGCGCACGGCGGCCCCGCGCTCGTCGTGTCGGACACCGTGTTCTCGGTGGACGGCGACGCTGCCCCGCTGCCCCAACTGGCCGCGCAATGCCGGAAGTTCGGGGCGGCCCTGGTGGTGGACGACGCGCACGGGCTCGGAGTGCTCGGCGCCGGTGGCCGTGGCGCCCCGTACGCGGCGGGGCTCGCGGGCGCGGACGACGTGGTCGCCACCGTCACCCTGTCCAAGTCTCTCGGCAGCCAGGGAGGCGCGGTCCTCGGCCCGGCTCGCGTCATCCGGCACCTGGTGAACGCCGCCCGCACCTTCATCTTCGACACCGGGCTCGCCCCGGCGGCGGTCGGCGCCGCGCTCGCCGCGCTGCGGCTGTTGCGCGCGGAGCCGGAACGCGCGGGGCGCGCCCGGGCCGTCGCCGCCGAGCTGCACGCGCGCCTCACCTCGGCGGGGCACGCCGCGGTGCGCCCGGACGCGGCGGTGGTCTCCGTGCGGGCTCCCTCGCCGGAGGCGGCGATGGCCTGGGCCGCCGACTGCCGCACGGCCGGGCTCGCGGTCGGCTGCTTCCGGCCGCCGTCGGTGCCGGACGGCGTCTCCCGCATCCGTCTGACGGCCCGGGCCGACCTGACGGAGCGTCAGATCGAGACGGCGGTGGGCACGATCCTGCGGACCGCGCCCACGAATTGA
- the bioB gene encoding biotin synthase BioB, whose amino-acid sequence MDLLNTLVDKGLRRELPTREEALAVLATSDDELLDVVAAAGKVRRQWFGRRVKLNYLVNLKSGLCPEDCSYCSQRLGSKADILKYTWLKPDEASKAAAAGVAGGAKRVCLVASGRGPTDRDIARVSETIEAIKEQNDGVEVCACLGLLSDGQAERLRAAGADAYNHNLNTSEGTYGDITTTHTYQDRVDTVTKAHDAGLSACSGLIAGMGESDKDLVDVVFSLRELDPDSVPVNFLIPFEGTPLGKEWNLTPQRCLRILAMTRFVCPDVEVRLAGGREVHLRSMQPLALHLVNSIFLGDYLTSEGQAGQADLDMIADAGFEVEGAGTTTLPRHRADALAAGAPTASAGCGSHEGSGCGSHEGGGCGPCGGHGAELPEQAPAAETARTDLVAVRRRGAGTDLAPNA is encoded by the coding sequence ATGGACCTGCTGAACACGCTGGTGGACAAGGGGCTGCGGCGCGAACTGCCGACCCGCGAAGAGGCGCTCGCCGTACTGGCGACGTCCGACGACGAACTGCTCGATGTGGTGGCCGCGGCCGGCAAGGTGCGCCGCCAGTGGTTCGGACGCCGGGTGAAGCTGAACTATCTGGTCAATCTGAAGTCGGGTCTGTGCCCCGAGGACTGCTCGTACTGCTCCCAGCGGCTCGGCTCCAAGGCCGACATCCTCAAATACACCTGGCTCAAGCCCGACGAGGCGTCCAAGGCGGCGGCCGCGGGCGTGGCGGGCGGCGCCAAGCGGGTCTGCCTGGTGGCCAGCGGCCGGGGGCCCACCGACCGTGACATCGCCCGGGTCTCGGAGACCATCGAGGCGATCAAGGAGCAGAACGACGGCGTCGAGGTCTGCGCCTGTCTCGGGCTGCTCTCCGACGGCCAGGCCGAGCGGCTGCGCGCCGCCGGGGCCGACGCGTACAACCACAACCTCAACACGTCCGAGGGGACGTATGGGGACATCACGACCACGCACACCTACCAGGACCGCGTGGACACCGTCACCAAGGCGCACGACGCGGGGCTCTCGGCCTGCTCGGGCCTGATCGCGGGCATGGGCGAGTCCGACAAGGACCTGGTCGACGTCGTCTTCTCGCTGCGCGAGCTCGACCCGGACTCCGTGCCGGTGAACTTCCTCATCCCGTTCGAGGGCACCCCTCTCGGCAAGGAGTGGAACCTCACCCCCCAGCGCTGCCTGCGCATCCTGGCCATGACCCGCTTCGTGTGCCCGGACGTGGAAGTCCGTCTCGCGGGCGGCCGTGAGGTGCATCTGCGCTCGATGCAGCCGCTCGCGCTGCACCTGGTCAACTCGATCTTCCTGGGCGACTACCTCACCAGCGAGGGCCAGGCCGGCCAGGCCGATCTCGACATGATCGCGGACGCCGGGTTCGAGGTGGAGGGCGCGGGCACCACGACCCTGCCGCGCCACCGCGCCGACGCGCTCGCCGCCGGGGCCCCCACGGCGTCCGCCGGGTGCGGCTCGCACGAGGGGAGTGGCTGCGGCTCCCACGAGGGCGGCGGCTGCGGGCCCTGCGGCGGCCACGGCGCCGAGCTGCCGGAGCAGGCGCCCGCCGCCGAGACGGCGCGCACCGATCTGGTGGCCGTGCGCCGCCGTGGCGCGGGGACGGATCTCGCGCCCAATGCCTGA
- a CDS encoding adenosylmethionine--8-amino-7-oxononanoate transaminase, translating to MPEHSPARPDLSPAHLLDLDRRHVWHPYGPMPGRQEQLLVESASGVRLRLAEPAYGQRELIDGMASWWSAVHGYNHPVLNEAARGQLERMSHVMFGGLTHEPAVRLAARLVEITPGPLQHVFLSDSGSVAVEVAVKMCLQYWRSVGQPGKQRLMTWRGGYHGDTWQPMSVCDPEGGMHELWQGALPRQLFVGAPPVEFDEAYARELRETIARHADELAAVIVEPVVQGAGGMRFHAPAYLRVLREACDEYGVLLVLDEIASGFGRTGELFASDHAGISPDVMCLGKALTGGYLSMAATLCTSEVADGISSGDVPVLAHGPTFMGNPLAASVALASVDLLLGQDWRAEVERIEAGLLDGLGAARSIEGVRDVRVLGAIGVVQLDHDVDMAAATAAAVREGVWLRPFRDLVYTMPPYVTGDDDLARICRAVCAAAREG from the coding sequence ATGCCTGAGCACTCCCCCGCACGGCCCGACCTCTCCCCCGCGCACCTGCTCGACCTGGACCGCCGGCACGTCTGGCATCCCTACGGCCCGATGCCGGGCCGCCAGGAGCAGCTGCTGGTCGAGTCGGCGTCGGGTGTGCGACTGCGCCTGGCCGAACCGGCGTACGGGCAGCGGGAGTTGATCGACGGCATGGCGTCCTGGTGGTCCGCCGTGCACGGTTACAACCACCCGGTGCTGAACGAGGCGGCGCGCGGCCAGCTGGAGCGGATGAGTCATGTGATGTTCGGCGGACTCACCCATGAGCCCGCCGTCCGGCTCGCCGCCCGGCTGGTCGAGATCACGCCCGGACCGCTTCAGCACGTCTTCCTCAGCGACTCCGGTTCGGTCGCGGTCGAGGTCGCCGTGAAGATGTGCCTCCAGTACTGGCGCTCGGTCGGGCAGCCCGGCAAGCAGCGCCTGATGACCTGGCGCGGCGGCTACCACGGCGACACCTGGCAGCCGATGTCGGTGTGCGACCCCGAGGGCGGGATGCACGAGCTGTGGCAGGGCGCACTGCCCCGGCAGCTGTTCGTGGGCGCGCCGCCCGTGGAGTTCGACGAGGCGTACGCCCGTGAGCTGCGCGAGACGATCGCGCGGCACGCCGACGAGCTGGCCGCGGTGATCGTGGAGCCGGTGGTGCAGGGCGCGGGCGGCATGCGGTTCCACGCGCCCGCGTATCTGCGGGTGCTGCGCGAGGCGTGCGACGAGTACGGCGTGCTGCTGGTGCTGGATGAGATCGCGTCCGGGTTCGGCCGAACCGGGGAGCTGTTCGCCTCTGATCACGCGGGGATCTCACCGGATGTGATGTGTCTGGGCAAGGCGCTGACCGGCGGCTATCTGTCGATGGCCGCCACGCTGTGCACGAGCGAGGTCGCCGATGGCATCTCCTCGGGAGACGTCCCGGTGCTCGCCCACGGCCCCACGTTCATGGGCAATCCGCTGGCCGCGTCGGTGGCGCTCGCCTCGGTCGATCTGCTGCTCGGCCAGGACTGGCGCGCCGAGGTCGAGCGGATCGAGGCGGGGCTGCTCGACGGGCTCGGCGCGGCCCGCTCGATCGAGGGCGTACGCGATGTGCGCGTCCTGGGCGCTATCGGTGTGGTGCAGCTCGACCACGACGTGGACATGGCGGCCGCGACCGCGGCGGCCGTGCGCGAGGGCGTGTGGCTGCGGCCGTTCAGGGATCTTGTTTACACGATGCCGCCCTATGTGACGGGCGACGACGATCTGGCGCGTATCTGCCGTGCGGTGTGCGCGGCGGCGCGGGAGGGCTGA
- the bioD gene encoding dethiobiotin synthase yields MTILVVSGTGTEIGKTVTTAALAAAALAGGRSVAVLKPAQTGVAPGEPGDVFEVRRLAGEAVTGAELARFPEPLAPATAARRAGMTPVRPEDVAEAAAKLATEHDLVLVEGAGGLLVRFDEEGGTLAEAARMLGAPVLVVAAAGLGTLNATALTGEALRARELACAGVVVGSWPAEPDLAARCNLVDLPDAAGAPLAGLVPEGAGRLAPTDFRTRAAGWLAPALGGVWSI; encoded by the coding sequence ATGACGATTCTGGTCGTGAGCGGTACGGGCACGGAGATCGGCAAGACGGTCACGACGGCCGCGCTCGCCGCCGCGGCGCTCGCCGGTGGCCGTTCGGTGGCCGTGCTCAAACCGGCCCAGACGGGCGTCGCGCCAGGTGAGCCCGGCGACGTCTTCGAGGTGCGGCGGCTCGCGGGCGAGGCGGTGACCGGCGCCGAACTGGCCAGGTTCCCCGAGCCGTTGGCGCCCGCGACCGCGGCCCGCCGGGCCGGCATGACACCCGTGCGTCCCGAGGACGTGGCCGAGGCGGCGGCCAAGCTGGCCACCGAGCACGATCTCGTCCTGGTCGAGGGAGCGGGCGGGCTCCTGGTCCGTTTCGACGAGGAGGGCGGCACGCTCGCGGAGGCCGCCCGGATGCTCGGCGCCCCCGTCCTGGTGGTGGCGGCCGCCGGTCTGGGCACACTGAACGCGACGGCGCTCACCGGCGAGGCCCTGCGGGCCCGGGAGCTCGCCTGCGCCGGTGTCGTGGTGGGCAGCTGGCCCGCGGAGCCGGACCTGGCCGCGCGGTGCAATCTCGTGGACCTGCCCGACGCGGCCGGCGCACCCCTGGCCGGCCTCGTCCCCGAGGGCGCCGGACGGCTGGCGCCCACCGACTTCCGTACCCGCGCGGCTGGTTGGCTCGCCCCGGCGCTCGGCGGCGTTTGGAGTATCTGA
- a CDS encoding VOC family protein: MAVLRARLGQLVVDCADPGRLARFWAALLGGRPVVRDATWAHVDPPGAPRLAFQQGTRAKTDENRLRLDLVVEDVGRARAAAVRRGALPVGATVTDARGAFQVMRDPEGNEFRFVESGDG, translated from the coding sequence ATGGCTGTGTTACGGGCCCGCCTCGGGCAGCTCGTCGTGGACTGCGCCGACCCGGGGCGGCTCGCCCGGTTCTGGGCGGCGCTGCTGGGCGGGCGCCCGGTGGTGCGGGACGCCACCTGGGCGCACGTCGATCCGCCGGGCGCGCCACGGCTCGCTTTCCAGCAGGGGACACGGGCAAAGACGGACGAGAACCGGCTGCGCCTGGATCTGGTGGTCGAGGACGTGGGCCGGGCCCGGGCGGCGGCCGTGCGGCGCGGGGCGCTTCCCGTGGGCGCGACGGTGACCGACGCACGGGGCGCGTTCCAGGTGATGCGGGATCCGGAGGGCAACGAGTTCCGCTTCGTGGAGTCCGGGGACGGGTGA
- a CDS encoding class I SAM-dependent methyltransferase yields MAPRTTITPDAVHHPVFARFYARYSEAVDQRAGIAGYRAELLAGLSGRVIEIGAGNGLNFAHYPRAVSEVVALEPERTLRQLAVRAALGADVPVDVVPGAAEALPVKSEAFDAAVASLVLCSVRDLPRALSEIRRVLRPGGELRFFEHGRARGRTLAGVQHVLDRTVWPLLFGGCHTARDPLGAIEAAGFEIVGHRRLRVPERGVALPSSPCVLGVARRPAAGPQD; encoded by the coding sequence ATGGCGCCGCGCACCACGATCACCCCGGATGCCGTGCACCACCCCGTCTTCGCCCGCTTCTACGCGCGCTACAGCGAGGCGGTCGACCAGAGGGCGGGCATCGCCGGCTACCGCGCGGAGTTGCTGGCCGGGCTCAGCGGACGCGTCATCGAGATCGGCGCGGGAAACGGGCTGAACTTCGCGCACTATCCGCGTGCCGTGTCCGAGGTGGTGGCGCTCGAACCGGAGCGCACACTGCGGCAGTTGGCGGTGCGGGCGGCGCTGGGGGCCGATGTGCCGGTGGACGTGGTGCCGGGCGCGGCGGAGGCGTTGCCGGTCAAGAGCGAGGCGTTCGACGCGGCGGTCGCCTCGCTCGTGCTGTGCTCGGTACGTGATCTGCCGCGCGCGCTCAGCGAGATCCGGCGCGTGCTGCGCCCGGGCGGTGAGCTGCGTTTCTTCGAGCACGGCAGGGCGCGGGGCCGGACGCTGGCCGGCGTGCAGCACGTCCTTGACCGCACGGTGTGGCCGCTGTTGTTCGGCGGCTGTCACACCGCGCGCGATCCGCTGGGCGCGATCGAGGCGGCGGGCTTCGAGATCGTCGGCCACCGCCGGCTCAGGGTGCCCGAGCGGGGCGTCGCCCTGCCGTCGTCGCCGTGCGTGCTCGGGGTGGCGCGGCGCCCGGCGGCCGGCCCGCAGGACTGA
- a CDS encoding GNAT family N-acetyltransferase, with protein MNELRIRAAGPEDLDAVLTFWKTAAEGTSISDDRAGVERLIGHDPGALLLAEDASGPIGTVIAGFDGWRCHLYRLAVRPDRRREGIGGALLAAAEERFVAVGGRRADAMVLVRNERARHAWAASGYEPQEQWRRWVKPLG; from the coding sequence ATGAACGAGCTGCGCATCCGGGCCGCCGGGCCCGAGGACCTGGACGCGGTACTGACTTTCTGGAAGACGGCCGCCGAGGGCACCAGCATCAGCGACGACCGGGCGGGCGTCGAGCGCCTGATCGGCCACGACCCGGGGGCGCTGCTCCTGGCCGAGGACGCAAGCGGCCCCATCGGCACGGTGATCGCGGGGTTCGACGGCTGGCGCTGTCATCTCTACCGCCTCGCCGTCCGTCCCGACCGGCGCCGCGAGGGCATCGGCGGGGCCCTGCTCGCCGCGGCCGAGGAGCGCTTCGTCGCCGTCGGCGGGCGCCGCGCGGACGCCATGGTGCTGGTGCGCAACGAGCGGGCCCGGCATGCCTGGGCGGCCTCGGGGTACGAGCCGCAGGAACAGTGGCGGCGGTGGGTGAAGCCATTGGGCTGA
- a CDS encoding hemolysin family protein: MTEVLLLLAAVLLSLVCAVFVAAEFSLTTAERSDLERAVERGERGAASALKAVRSLTFQLSGAQLGITVTGLVIGMLAKPSIAGLLIGPLRSLGLSPSAAASVALVLGMALSTVFLMVVGELVPKNWAISSPLAVAKVVSAPQRAFSAAFRPLISHLNTSANHLVRRFGLEPAEELASARSPQELVALARHSAKEGALEADTAELFVRSLTLADLNAENVMTPRVQVTALEVQATAEDVANATRATGLSRFPVYRGSLDSVVGIAHIKDVLAVPAERRRLRPVTSLLREPLLVPTTLTVDRLLDQLYGKRTMAVVIDEYGGTAGVVTLEDILEEVVGEVRDEHDPHETPDLAAAGQDADGRVLYSADGAARDDQLASIGLRVPDGPYETLAGLVATELGRIPRLGDRVELGGWRMEVVDATGRRAARVLLHAPHTHGEGDEDNEGDEGARR; encoded by the coding sequence ATGACCGAAGTGCTCCTGCTCCTCGCGGCCGTACTGCTCTCGTTGGTGTGCGCGGTCTTCGTGGCCGCCGAGTTCTCCCTCACGACCGCCGAGCGCAGCGATCTGGAGCGCGCCGTCGAGCGCGGGGAGCGCGGCGCGGCCAGTGCCCTCAAGGCCGTACGGAGCCTCACCTTCCAGCTCTCCGGCGCGCAGCTCGGCATCACCGTCACCGGGCTCGTCATCGGCATGCTCGCCAAACCGTCGATCGCGGGGCTCCTCATCGGGCCCCTCAGGTCGCTCGGCCTGTCCCCCTCGGCGGCCGCCTCGGTGGCCCTGGTGCTCGGAATGGCGCTCTCCACCGTGTTCCTGATGGTCGTCGGCGAGCTGGTCCCCAAGAACTGGGCCATCTCCTCACCGCTGGCCGTCGCCAAGGTCGTCTCGGCCCCCCAGCGCGCGTTCAGTGCCGCTTTCCGGCCGCTGATCAGCCATCTCAACACCTCGGCCAACCATCTGGTGCGCCGCTTCGGCCTGGAACCCGCCGAGGAGCTGGCCTCCGCGCGCAGCCCGCAGGAGCTGGTCGCCCTGGCCCGGCACTCGGCCAAGGAGGGCGCGCTCGAAGCGGACACCGCCGAACTGTTCGTACGCTCCCTCACGCTCGCCGACCTCAACGCGGAGAACGTGATGACCCCGCGCGTCCAGGTCACGGCCCTTGAGGTGCAGGCCACCGCCGAGGACGTCGCCAACGCGACCCGCGCCACCGGTCTGTCCCGCTTCCCCGTCTACCGGGGCAGTCTCGACTCGGTGGTGGGCATAGCGCACATCAAGGACGTCCTGGCGGTGCCCGCCGAGCGCCGGCGCCTGCGTCCGGTGACCTCGCTGCTGCGCGAACCGCTGCTCGTGCCGACGACCCTGACCGTGGACCGCCTCCTCGACCAGTTGTACGGGAAGCGGACGATGGCCGTCGTCATCGACGAGTACGGCGGCACCGCGGGCGTGGTCACGCTGGAGGACATCCTGGAGGAGGTCGTCGGCGAGGTCCGCGACGAGCACGACCCGCACGAGACCCCCGATCTCGCGGCCGCGGGACAGGACGCAGACGGCAGGGTGCTGTACTCCGCCGACGGCGCGGCCCGCGACGACCAGCTCGCCTCGATCGGGCTGCGCGTGCCGGACGGCCCCTACGAGACCCTGGCCGGCCTGGTGGCCACCGAGCTCGGCCGGATCCCCCGGCTCGGCGACCGCGTGGAGCTGGGCGGCTGGCGCATGGAGGTGGTCGACGCGACCGGACGGCGCGCGGCGCGCGTTCTGCTGCACGCGCCTCACACCCACGGCGAGGGCGATGAGGACAACGAAGGCGACGAGGGGGCCCGCCGGTGA
- a CDS encoding hemolysin family protein, whose translation MIAIQILIGVATLVVNAFFVGAEFALISVRRSQIEPLAEDGDRRARSVIWGLEHVSALMAAAQLGITLCTLVLGVVAEPAIAHLVEPVFDAVGVPDGLIHPVSFVLALAVATYLHMLLGEMVPKNVALAEPARTALLLGPPLVTLARALRPVIFAINAFANSILRLLRVDAKSEVAAAFSDDELARLVTDAGDAGLLDDRAAERLRDALELGRRPVRDVVVPLDEVVRAEVGTTPEGLERLAASSGFSRFPVVDDDSRILGYLHVKDALDASPRDVAFPVAALRPIARVRAETPLDDVLTAMRRSRTHLAAAVGQDGKLAGLVTMEDVLRELVGPPAATA comes from the coding sequence GTGATCGCGATCCAGATTCTCATCGGTGTGGCCACTCTGGTCGTCAACGCCTTCTTCGTCGGAGCCGAGTTCGCCCTGATCTCCGTACGCCGCAGCCAGATCGAACCGCTCGCCGAGGACGGCGACCGCCGTGCGCGCAGCGTCATTTGGGGCCTTGAGCACGTCTCGGCCCTGATGGCCGCCGCGCAGCTCGGCATCACCCTGTGCACCCTGGTGCTCGGTGTGGTCGCGGAGCCGGCCATCGCGCACCTGGTCGAGCCGGTCTTCGACGCCGTCGGTGTGCCGGACGGGCTCATCCACCCGGTCTCCTTCGTGCTCGCCCTGGCGGTCGCGACGTATCTGCACATGCTGCTCGGCGAGATGGTGCCGAAGAACGTCGCGCTCGCCGAGCCGGCGCGCACCGCGCTGCTGCTCGGGCCGCCCCTGGTGACGCTGGCCCGGGCGCTGCGTCCGGTGATCTTCGCGATCAACGCCTTCGCCAACTCGATCCTGCGCCTGCTCAGGGTGGACGCCAAGAGCGAGGTCGCGGCGGCGTTCTCGGATGACGAACTGGCCCGTCTGGTGACCGACGCGGGCGACGCGGGCCTGCTCGACGACCGGGCGGCCGAGCGGCTGCGCGACGCCCTCGAGCTGGGACGCCGACCCGTGCGTGACGTGGTGGTGCCGCTGGACGAGGTGGTGCGGGCCGAGGTCGGCACGACCCCCGAGGGACTGGAGCGGCTGGCCGCGAGCTCCGGGTTCTCCCGCTTCCCCGTCGTGGACGACGACAGCCGCATCCTCGGCTATCTGCACGTCAAGGACGCCCTGGACGCGTCCCCACGCGATGTGGCCTTCCCGGTCGCGGCGCTGCGGCCGATCGCCCGCGTCCGCGCGGAAACCCCGCTGGACGACGTGCTCACGGCGATGCGCCGCAGCCGTACGCATCTGGCGGCCGCCGTCGGCCAGGACGGCAAGCTCGCGGGCCTGGTCACGATGGAGGACGTGCTCCGGGAACTCGTGGGGCCGCCGGCGGCCACGGCCTGA
- a CDS encoding holin gives MLFTAAFWKATAERAIRTFAQALAAVLTAGATSLLDVHWTAAFATAGMAAVLAVLMAVGSAGLGATGPGLTETTKPSRRASPAR, from the coding sequence ATGTTGTTCACCGCGGCCTTCTGGAAGGCCACCGCCGAGCGTGCCATCCGCACCTTCGCCCAGGCGCTCGCCGCCGTCCTGACGGCGGGCGCGACCAGTCTGCTCGACGTCCACTGGACCGCCGCGTTCGCGACGGCGGGGATGGCGGCGGTCCTCGCCGTCCTGATGGCGGTGGGGTCCGCGGGGCTCGGAGCGACGGGCCCCGGCCTCACCGAGACCACGAAACCGAGCCGGCGCGCGAGCCCGGCACGGTGA
- a CDS encoding SGNH/GDSL hydrolase family protein, with protein sequence MEMNAPYTSFAAVGDSFTEGMSDRLPDGSYRGWADLLAARLAARTPGFRYANLAVRGKLIGQIVQEQVPAAAALRPDIITLVGGLNDTLRPKCDMGRVRALLSDAVEQLAPACEQLVLMRSPGREGPVMERFRPRMEELFAHVDELAERHGALVVDLYGAPVLGDQRLWDVDRLHLTAAGHRRVAEAVWQTLGLDPQEDWRAPLPPAVRPRWAASRTADLRFARQHLVPWIGRRLTGRSSGDGRSGAHYSAEHGRAFWVGPADGSTAPVHEWRRVED encoded by the coding sequence ATGGAGATGAATGCGCCATACACCAGCTTTGCCGCGGTCGGGGACTCCTTCACCGAGGGCATGTCCGACCGGCTTCCCGACGGGTCCTACCGGGGCTGGGCCGACCTGCTCGCCGCCCGCCTTGCGGCCCGCACGCCCGGTTTCCGCTACGCCAACCTCGCGGTGCGCGGCAAGCTGATCGGGCAGATCGTCCAGGAGCAGGTGCCGGCCGCCGCGGCGCTGCGGCCGGACATCATCACCTTGGTGGGCGGCCTGAACGACACCCTGCGCCCCAAGTGCGACATGGGCCGGGTACGCGCCCTCCTGTCGGACGCGGTCGAACAGCTCGCGCCCGCCTGCGAGCAGCTGGTCCTGATGCGCAGCCCGGGACGCGAGGGGCCGGTGATGGAGCGCTTCCGGCCCCGCATGGAGGAGCTGTTCGCCCACGTCGACGAACTCGCCGAGCGGCACGGGGCGTTGGTGGTGGACCTGTACGGCGCGCCGGTCCTCGGCGATCAGCGGCTGTGGGACGTGGACCGGCTGCATCTGACGGCGGCGGGGCACCGCAGGGTGGCCGAAGCGGTCTGGCAGACGCTCGGTCTGGACCCGCAGGAGGACTGGCGCGCCCCGCTGCCGCCCGCCGTCCGGCCCCGGTGGGCCGCGAGCCGCACCGCCGATCTGCGGTTCGCCCGGCAGCACTTGGTGCCCTGGATCGGGCGCCGCCTCACCGGCCGCTCATCCGGCGACGGCCGCAGCGGCGCCCATTACAGCGCCGAACACGGCCGGGCGTTCTGGGTCGGCCCGGCGGACGGCTCGACGGCGCCGGTGCACGAGTGGCGCCGGGTCGAGGACTGA